One genomic segment of Rivularia sp. PCC 7116 includes these proteins:
- a CDS encoding peptidoglycan-binding protein, translated as MNQPPILRLGSQGSEVERLQQYLSAMGYEVQINGKFEENTEAALKKFQQQHNLNVDGVVGAQTGPQLNIAYSALKG; from the coding sequence ATGAATCAGCCTCCAATTTTACGTTTAGGTAGCCAAGGTTCTGAAGTAGAACGCTTACAACAATACCTATCTGCGATGGGATACGAAGTACAGATTAACGGCAAGTTTGAAGAAAATACAGAAGCAGCTTTAAAGAAGTTTCAACAACAGCATAATTTAAATGTTGATGGTGTTGTGGGAGCGCAAACTGGACCGCAGTTGAATATCGCTTACAGTGCTTTGAAAGGTTAA
- a CDS encoding type III polyketide synthase, whose product MTNTTIRVKQQKGLIARLSNHNISNISSKQVLPTIEGIATGTPDNIISQKDAAEFVANLKNLDRNRHRIAKIYQNTRIEERRLAVNLLSEESYEFSRKQGTIQQRMEMFEEYAFPLAEKVAKQALKSAEASTRDDGSLYSDNIEESIGLIVFVTSTGFVAPGIDTKLIKSLGLKRNIARIPVHFMGCAAAMNGLRIACDYIKANPNQRALVVCLELSSVNAVFEDNINDTIIHSIFGDGCAAVVLGGREENMLFGRNKIVIKDNFSYLVDDTEDGIRLGINDSGITCKLSRDLPSYIENGLNPIINNFLADCQLTKEQIDLWAVHPGGTRIIEKAQSSLGLTDEQVADSWEILRQYGNMLSCAILFVIERVMLRLESESFQDGKTIPEKLTGLSFSFAPGIGVEGILFEKY is encoded by the coding sequence ATGACTAACACTACTATCCGAGTCAAACAGCAAAAGGGATTGATAGCAAGGCTTTCCAATCATAATATTTCAAACATCTCAAGCAAACAGGTATTACCAACAATTGAAGGCATCGCCACCGGTACCCCCGACAACATTATTTCTCAAAAAGATGCAGCAGAATTTGTAGCTAATCTCAAAAATTTAGATCGCAATCGTCACCGTATCGCCAAAATTTATCAAAACACTCGTATCGAAGAAAGACGTTTAGCAGTAAATTTATTATCCGAAGAAAGCTATGAATTTAGCCGTAAACAAGGTACAATTCAACAGCGAATGGAGATGTTTGAAGAGTATGCATTTCCTTTAGCAGAAAAAGTCGCTAAACAAGCCTTAAAATCTGCTGAAGCCAGCACGAGAGATGACGGTTCTTTATACTCCGATAATATTGAAGAGAGTATTGGACTAATTGTTTTTGTAACCAGTACGGGATTTGTTGCCCCAGGAATTGATACAAAACTAATCAAAAGTTTAGGATTGAAACGAAATATTGCTCGTATACCGGTGCATTTTATGGGATGTGCAGCAGCAATGAATGGTTTACGAATTGCCTGCGACTATATAAAAGCTAATCCCAATCAAAGAGCTTTGGTAGTTTGCTTGGAGTTGAGTTCAGTTAATGCCGTATTTGAAGACAACATAAATGACACCATTATTCACAGCATTTTTGGAGATGGATGTGCAGCAGTAGTGCTTGGTGGTAGAGAAGAAAATATGTTGTTTGGTAGAAATAAAATTGTCATTAAAGATAACTTCAGTTATTTAGTTGACGATACTGAAGATGGGATTCGTTTGGGAATTAATGACAGTGGTATTACCTGTAAGCTATCGCGCGATTTACCTAGCTACATTGAAAATGGCTTAAACCCAATTATCAATAATTTTCTGGCAGATTGCCAACTTACAAAAGAGCAAATTGATTTATGGGCTGTTCATCCCGGCGGGACTCGCATTATCGAGAAAGCACAAAGTTCTTTAGGACTCACTGACGAACAAGTAGCAGATAGCTGGGAAATATTACGTCAATACGGCAATATGCTTAGCTGTGCGATTTTATTTGTTATTGAGCGAGTAATGCTTCGTTTAGAATCAGAATCTTTTCAGGATGGGAAAACTATCCCAGAAAAACTGACTGGGCTTTCATTCTCGTTTGCTCCCGGAATTGGTGTGGAAGGTATTTTATTCGAGAAATATTAG